A window of Solanum stenotomum isolate F172 chromosome 3, ASM1918654v1, whole genome shotgun sequence contains these coding sequences:
- the LOC125859317 gene encoding uncharacterized protein LOC125859317 isoform X2 — MEDGIDADVLMDYVEFQIFPSQNRYESHICYGNKLVTAASGLLEQLILHSPKIKSLHSKGSDANFRFRPLGNLSDAKWFTKSTLIRFLRIISSSPIIAMAKAMVNEISQLEETRKFHVSLYSKGPQDRIGSGEAECDYSSGAVSSLQQEDDSASSDASKNELLRAMDLRLTALKGELAAALNQAAGTTCSFEDILNIEKFSYYFGAVELRNCLQKFIAVSEENRAIGFPSKEFSLSKVDVTNDKVGSEGGNSQTSGPPKLDTPVKYSASPAKAAQMERQNSSGTEESSCSSEEEQPSVERSRTLIRSASPRRSASPMRRVQIGRSGSRRSTAITIKSLNYFPARERSLSHKDDAASGSDEEDSEQTSKKAEKNACRMSVQDAISLFESKQKGQAVDYQRTKSLLSASVGANKAVLRRWSSGVCENFKGSVDVAFDDPVSEAINKLENQETETILEKKPDSYPPPVSHDTEVAATDFKQNLTEEKGYSPNVTTEGSLPNQDEEMGEKLNASVEWTRQKEAELDQLLTKMMETKPSKYRNLAASNGKNQSRPAERRGGFYDPYKEKRDEKLRGEAARNRAETDKQLKAMQQILDERKAEIVTGNANNVSKKTNIKRTQRTVKKSPESTNTKDETPKPSVAKKASSKASQLPATRKSWPSLPSPRVAGTSTAKTPSTTNSAGTTTPTRRRSQPTTAVPQTSQKVEKIQPQAKSVKTPPSNIRKNVTNGNDKKQQTLTKASKPSKARVQPTPGDSASSAKPRLGRVTKKSSVVPLESKEAKPFLRKGSGTASGHSSVIKAKVSSQPEKSLRESTDFVQAEENEIASVASSPLNQLQDKGLEELKIHEDEDSAIKLNSPQKYADTESCNKVTPDNEDDFGRMEESALNREVEEESNISPRAWVVIEEQEDQVLPCNDGFGPNESLTDVTTLKISSPRVRHSLSQMLLEESSEDVIDWGNAENPPTMVYQKDVPKGLKRLLKFARKSKTDSNSTGVSSPSVFSEGEEDPEDSKLLTKSSSDNLLRKATLHGKHSGQPKMSSEDYELSAQTSIGRIAAQKLQASRLSAPASTTKASRSFFSLSAFKGSK, encoded by the exons GTATGAGTCACATATCTGCTACGGCAACAAGTTAGTAACAGCGGCCTCTGGACTTCTGGAGCAGTTGATACTTCATTCTCCCAAAATCAAATCTTTGCACTCAAAGGGATCAGATGCCAATTTCAGATTTAGACCTCTAGGGAATCTTAGTGATGCTAAATGGTTTACAAAATCCACATTGATCAG GTTTCTTCGTATTATCAGCTCATCACCTATAATTGCTATGGCCAAGGCCATGGTAAATGAAATATCTCAGCTTGAAGAAACTCGGAAATTTCATGTTTCTTTATATTCAAAG GGTCCTCAGGATCGTATTGGGAGCGGGGAAGCAG AATGCGATTACTCAAGTGGTGCAGTGTCATCGTTACAGCAA GAAGATGATAGCGCTTCATCAGATGCTTCCAA AAATGAATTGCTGAGGGCAATGGATTTGAGGTTGACTGCTTTAAAAGGGGAATTAGCTGCTGCTTTAAACCAAGCTGCTGGCACTACATGCTCTTTTGAAGATATTCTTAACATAGAAAAGTTCTCTTACTATTTTGGAGCTGTTGAATTGAG GAACTGTCTGCAGAAGTTTATTGCTGTGAGCGAGGAGAACAGGGCTATTGGCTTTCCGAGTAAAGAGTTCTCCCTTTCAAAAGTTGATGTCACAAATGACAAGGTTGGTTCAGAAGGGGGCAATTCTCAAACATCTGGACCACCAAAGTTGGATACACCAGTGAAGTATAGTGCTTCCCCTGCAAAAGCTGCACAGATGGAGAGGCAAAACTCATCAGGAACTGAAGAATCTTCTTGTTCAAGTGAGGAGGAACAACCATCAGTGGAAAGAAGTCGGACTCTCATAAGATCTGCATCTCCGAGAAGGTCTGCATCTCCAATGCGAAGAGTCCAAATCGGGAGGTCTGGGTCACGAAGATCCACTGCTATAACGATTAAGAGTCTAAATTACTTTCCTGCCAGAGAAAGGTCTCTCTCTCATAAAGATGATGCTGCTAGCGGTAGTGATGAAGAAGATTCTGAGCAAACCTCAAAAAAGGCTGAGAAGAATGCCTGTAGAATGAGTGTGCAAGATGCAATCAGTCTCTTTGAGAGCAAACAGAAAGGGCAAGCTGTTGATTATCAAAGGACAAAGTCACTATTAAGTGCGTCAGTTGGTGCTAATAAAGCGGTTTTGAGAAGATGGAGTTCAGGTGTGTGTGAAAACTTTAAAGGCTCTGTTGATGTTGCTTTTGATGATCCAGTTTCCGAGGCTATCAATAaattagaaaatcaagaaactgaGACTATTTTGGAAAAGAAACCCGATTCATATCCTCCTCCCGTAAGCCATGACACCGAGGTGGCTGCTACTGATTTCAAACAAAACTTAACTGAAGAAAAAGGATATAGTCCAAATGTTACAACAGAGGGATCTCTCCCTAACCAAGATGAAGAAATGGGTGAAAAGTTAAATGCCTCAGTTGAATGGACTCGACAAAAGGAAGCAGAGCTAGACCAATTGCTTACAAAAATGATGGAAACCAAGCCTAGCAAATATCGGAACTTGGCAGCAAGTAATGGAAAAAACCAGAGCCGTCCCGCCGAGCGTCGAGGTGGTTTCTATGATCCTTACAAAGAAAAGAGGGATGAGAAACTTCGTGGTGAAGCTGCTAGGAATAGAGCAGAGACGGATAAACAATTGAAAGCAATGCAACAAATTCTTGATGAAAGAAAAGCTGAAATTGTCACAGGAAATGCAAATAATGTtagtaaaaaaacaaatattaagaGAACCCAGAGAACAGTCAAGAAATCCCCTGAATCCACAAATACCAAGGATgaaactcccaaaccttctgtTGCAAAGAAAGCTTCATCAAAAGCATCGCAACTGCCAGCAACACGGAAGTCATGGCCGTCTTTGCCGTCACCAAGAGTTGCAGGGACATCAACTGCTAAAACTCCTTCTACAACAAATTCTGCAGGTACTACTACACCTACCCGTAGAAGATCACAGCCAACAACAGCAGTTCCTCAGACAAGCCAAAAGGTTGAGAAGATACAACCCCAAGCAAAATCTGTGAAAACACCCCCGAGTAATATCAGAAAGAATGTTACAAATGGGAATGACAAGAAGCAGCAGACTTTGACAAAAGCTAGCAAACCTTCGAAAGCCAGAGTTCAGCCTACCCCTGGAGATTCTGCATCCTCTGCTAAACCTAGACTCGGCAGGGTAACCAAGAAAAGTAGTGTGGTGCCTCTGGAATCAAAGGAGGCAAAGCCTTTTCTTCGTAAGGGGTCAGGTACTGCATCTGGTCATAGTTCAGTCATAAAGGCCAAAGTTTCATCTCAGCCTGAAAAATCTTTGAGGGAATCTACGGACTTTGTTCAAGCTGAGGAGAATGAAATTGCCTCTGTTGCTTCTAGTCCTCTTAATCAACTGCAGGACAAGGGTCTTGAGGAGTTAAAGATCCATGAAGATGAAGACTCTGCAATTAAGTTAAACAGCCCTCAAAAGTATGCAGATACGGAGAGCTGCAATAAGGTTACACCAGATAATGAAGATGATTTTGGAAGGATGGAAGAGTCTGCACTGAACAGAGAGGTTGAAGAGGAATCTAACATTTCTCCTCGCGCCTGGGTGGTGATAGAGGAGCAGGAGGATCAAGTCCTTCCATGTAATGATGGTTTTGGTCCTAATGAATCTCTGACTGATGTTACAACTTTAAAAATCTCAAGTCCACGAGTTCGTCATTCTCTGTCTCAAATGTTGCTTGAAGAAAGCAGTGAAGATGTTATTGACTGGGGTAATGCTGAGAATCCTCCTACCATGGTTTATCAGAAGGATGTGCCGAAAGGATTGAAGCGGCTTCTAAAGTTTGCTCGTAAGAGTAAGACTGATTCAAATTCAACTGGTGTTTCAAGCCCATCTGTCTTCTCAGAAGGTGAGGAGGATCCAGAGGATTCTAAACTTCTCACCAAAAGTAGTTCTGACAATCTACTGAGAAAGGCTACACTTCATGGCAAGCATTCTGGACAACCAAAAATGTCTTCAGAAGACTATGAGCTATCCG CTCAAACAAGTATTGGCAGAATTGCTGCTCAGAAACTGCAAGCAAGCCGGCTTTCAGCTCCAGCAAGTACAACAAAAG CATCGAGATCATTCTTTTCTCTTTCAGCATTCAAGGGAAGTAAATAA